Genomic window (Atribacteraceae bacterium):
GGATCTGCCAATACAAGGCGATTGTGGTTAATGATGCCGAAGGACTGGCGGAGGTCAACGCCGCCCTGTGCAAGGGGTGTGGTCTGTGCAGTGCTACCTGCAAGAGCGGTGCGGTTCGGGTCCATGGCTTTTCCCCCGAACAGCTCATGTCGGAGGTGGAGTTCCTTTTATGAACCGAGAGGATTGGGAACCGAAAATCGTGGCCTTTCTGTGTCATTGGTGTAGTTACGCCGGAGCGGACTTGGCGGGGATCGGGCGTATGCAGTACCCACCCAATGTCCGGGTCATCCGGGTTCCCTGTTCCGGAGCCATCAACCCCCTGTACCTTTTTAAAGCGTTGCGGGAGGGGGCGGATGGGGTGTTGGTCTCCGGCTGTCATCCTGGGGACTGCCATTATATCAGCGGTAACTATTATGCCCGGCGCAAGTTTGTTGTGCTGAAACAATTCCTGGAGTGGTTAGGGTTTGAGCCGGAGCGGATCCAGTTTTCCTGGGTGTCGGCCTCTGAGGGGCAGAAGTTTTCCCAGGTGATTCAGGAGGTGGTCGATAGGGTACGGGAGGTCGGCCCCGCTTGGAAAATGGTCAAGGACTATGTCGGCCATGCTTGAAGAAGTCATTCGGTCAAAGGCGCGTAAACTCCTTGAGGAAAAACGGGTGGACTTGATTATCGGTTGGTCTGAGGGAACTGTTTCTCTAAAAACGGCGCCAAAGCTATGCCGAAAGCCGGAAGATGCTGACCAACTGGTCTGGAATCCTCTGTGTTCGGTCAACCTGGCTCGGTATTTGAAATATTATAAAAAGTCACCGGAAAAAATCGCGGTCCTGGCCAAGGCGTGTGACGCTCGTGCCATCCTGGTTCTCCTGAAGGAAGAACAGATATCCCGGGACCGACTGGTGATTCTTGGCCTACCCTGTTTGGGACTGTTGAATCCGGACCGGGTAGCGGAAGCTCTACCGGGAGCCCGCAGTAGGGATTTGGAATGGAAGGTGGGAAAACTACTTTATCGTGGGCAACCCTGCGACACTTCTCTTCTTATGGAGGAAACCTGCCGGCGTTGCCGTCATCACAACCCGCCTCTGGCGGATGAGGTGATCGGAGAGCCAGTGGGGGAGCCTGGGTACCTTCACGATGATTACCTGGAGCGGTACAACCGTATGGATCCTGGAGAGCGGGAAGCTTTTTTCAACGAAGAAATGACTCGGTGTATTCGGTGTTATGCCTGCCGTAACGCCTGTCCGCTGTGCTATTGCCAGGAATGTTTCGTCGAAAGTACCCGGCCTTTGTGGGTAACCCCCGCCCCGACCCCTTTCGATAACCTCCTCTTTCAGGTCGCGAGGAGCATGCACATGGTCGGACGTTGCGTCGAATGTGGAGCGTGCGAACGGGCTTGTCCGGTAAAGATCCCCATTGCCCTTTTTCCTATTAAAGTTGAGGAAATTGTCCAGGTGGAATACAGTTTTGAAGCCGGATTATCGGAAGAGTCGGCGGCGCCCCTTTTAACTTACCGGGAAAACGATCCCGAAGACTTTATCAAGTGAGGAACGAGATATGGCTTCAGGACAAATCAGTATAGAGTCTTTTAAACAGTGGCTGGCTGGCGCTGGGCCATTAATCGTTACGGAAAAAGTAAAACATCAGGTTGAAGAACTGCTGCCGGTTGACTTTCAGATGGTGAAAAATGTTAAAGAAGCCTTTTTTCCTGCTTGGGAAGTGCTGTACCGATACCGCTGGGCGGACCGGGCCTGGACGATCGATAATGAGACCCCGGTTGTTGAAAACCGGACGCTCCTGGCTCATCCCTGTGAAATCCGGTCGATCGATCAGGTGCTGGACCGGGTGTTTTTGGATGGAAAATATCCAGAAATTTTCTATCGAAATAGAAGAGAGGCGACCTCGGTGGTTGTTTTCGCCTGTCGGGAGCCAGAAGAAACCTGCTTTTGCCGAATGGTGGGAGGGGGGCCCTTTCAAAAACCCGGTGGTGCCCTTCTGGTGGTTCCGGTTCATGCGGGTCTCTACCTGGAGTCCGAAGACCCCGGTTGTTTTTCTGTCTTTGAGAACGCGGAGCCAGCCGGAGATGAACGGCAGGCGGAAATCGAGCGGATTCGCCTGAAAGCGGAATCGCTTATCAAAGACCCCCCCCTGGGGAAAGGGGTTCCTCAAAGGCTTTATGAAGCTTTCGAAGATGAGGTCTGGGAAGAGATCGCCTGGAAATGTTTGAACTGTGGCGCCTGTACGTACCTGTGTCCGACCTGTTATTGTTTCGATATGGTAGTAGATGGGAGACTCCACGGACAACAGATTCGCTCCTGGGACGCCTGCATGTTTCCCCGCTTCACGCTTCATGCCTCAGGACACAATCCGAGGCCCGGTTTTCGGGAGCGGATCAGGCAAAGAGTGCTGCACAAATTTTCCTATTTTCCGATCCGGGAAGGGACATACGGCTGCAGCGGTTGCGGAGCCTGTATCGAGGTCTGCCCGGTCAATTGGGATATCCGTGACGCTGTGAAGAGGATGGTGAGCAAGATTGGTGAATGCCGCTGCCCAAGCCCGTAATGTGTATTTACCGGCTCTTTTGTCTATTAAGGAAATCATTTCTGAGACACAGGACATCAAAACCTTCCGTCTGGGCATCAAGGAACGGGTTTTCTCTTATGAGCCGGGGCAGTTTGCCGAAGTGTTCGTTCCCGGGGTAGGGGAAGCACCGATCTCGATCACATCCTCACCTACCCAGGAAGGCATTATCGAATTCAGTATCAAACGGGCCGGAACAGTCACGGAAGCCATCCATCGCCTCAACACCGGCGACCTCCTGGGTGTGCGTGGCCCATACGGCCGGGGATTTCCGATCGAAGAAATGCATGGTAAGCCGCTTCTCTTTATTGCCGGGGGAATCGGCTTAGCCCCGCTGCGCTCTTTGATCAATTATGTTCTTGATGAAAAAAAGCGGGGTGAGTTCGCCGAAGTCATCATTCTCTATGGTGCTCGTACCCCAAAAGACCTGGTCTTTCGGTGGGAATTGGAGAAATGGAAACAACGCGGGGATATCAGGTTGATTATTACGGTCGACCGCGCAGATATGGACTGGCCGGGTCGGGTAGGACTGGTTCCCGTCGTTCTCAGGGAGGATGTGGAGTTGAAAGCCGCGAATTGGAAGACCATCACCTGTGGCCCTCCCATCATGATCAAGTTTACGATCAAGGCTCTCCGGGAGATGGGTTTTGCCCCCCGCGACATTATTACCACCCTCGAGATGCGGATGAAATGCGGTTTGGGAAAATGTGGCCGCTGTAATATCGGTCCCCACTATGTGTGTACTGATGGACCGGTGTTTACCTTTGAACAGCTGCGCACGATGCCGGAAGAATACTGATAAACTGGGAGGATATGCGTGAATTATCCGGAGAGCCTTCAATACCTCTATCGCCTCATCAATTATGAAAAAACTGATTTTACCTATACGGATCTCAAGCTAGACCGGATGCGGGAACTGGTCGAGCGGATGGGAAACCCCCAAAAGGACTTTCCCCTGGTTCTGGTAGCCGGCTCAAAGGGAAAAGGTAGTACCTCTTATTACCTGGAGCGGATCCTGGCTGACAGCGGATTCCGGACTGGTTTGTTCGTCAAACCGCACCTGATCAGCTTTCGGGAAAGGATCCGGTATAATGGCGAATTAATCTCCCCTGCTGACTTGGCTTCTTTGGTTAGCGATGTCGTTCCGGTCGTCGAGGCTATGGGAGAGGGATCCCCCTGGGGTAAACCGACTTATTTCGAAGTATCGGTAGCCTTGGCGTTTCGTTATTTTCAAGACAAGCAGGTAGAAAGAGCGGTGGTGGAAGTTGGTCTAGGCGGTCGGCTCGACGCCACCAACGTGGCTGATCCCTCATTGACCGTCATCACTCCGGTGAGTCTCGATCACGCCGATATCCTGGGAGACACTCTGCCCGAGATCGCCAGGGAAAAAGCCGGTATATTACGTTCCTCCGTACCCTGCGTGCTGGGTAGACAGGTTGCCGAGGTGGATGAGACATTGGGCCGAATTGCTTCTGTGGGCAACGTTCCGCTGATCCGGTTCACTGAGCGTTGCCGCTTTCAGATCACCGACCGTAGCTTTCAGGGATCACGGTTTATTTGGAGATGGTCAGGTGGACCCGAGCAAGAAACATTTCTTCCCTTGGCCGGAGATCACCAAGTGGAAAATTTCCTGACCGCTTTGCTGGCCGCAAATATTTGGGGAGTGACTCCGGATTTTCCCGCTTTTCAGGAAGAACTCAATCAGATGTACTGGCCAGGCCGGATTCAAATGCTTTCCGAGAAGCCTCCGGTTCTGTTTGATGTAGCCCATAACCAAGCCTCGTTCAGTTATCTCCTGGATACACTCAAACGCTATTACGGTTTTAACCGGGCGGTCTTTTTATTGGGGTTTTTAACCGGCAAGGATTTTCCCGGAATTGGAGAGGAAATCAAGCGGTTTGGCGGGGACGTTTTTCTGACCACCCCGTTCAGCCCCAAAGCGGCTTATCCGGAAGAAATCGCCCCCTATTTCCAGGGACCGACCACCCGAGTTCAGGTGGTGAAAGAACCCTATGCCGCCCGGAAACAGGCGATTGATCTGGCGGAATGCCAGGATCTGCCTCTGGTGGTCGCTGGGTCATTTTATCTTTCGACCCTGTTTAACGAAGCTCTCGGAAAAGGTATTAAAAGGGAGGAGATGGAACGATGCTGATTGTTGCCGAGCGAATCAACGCCACTCGAAAATCCATTCGGGAGGCTCTGGAAAAAAAAGACACTGATTTCTTCGTACAGGAAGCGCAACGACAATCCCAGGCCGGAGCGCATTATATCGACCTGAATGCCGGGACCGAGGCGACGCGGGAAGTGGACGACCTCAAGTGGCTGGTGGAGGTAGTGCAGGATGTAGTCGCGATACCTGTATGTCTGGATTCAGCCAACGACCGGGCCCTGGAGGAAGCGCTGAAAGTATACCGGAAAAAAGAGGTCATGATCAATTCTTTTACTGCGGAAAAAGAACGGATCGAGGTTCTTTTGCCTATAGCTAGAGACTCCGGAGCAGACGTGGTGGGCTTGGCCATGGGAGAGGGAGGCATCCCTCAGTCGGTCGGGGATCGCATGAAGTTGGTCGACGTTTTGGTTGAAGCCTGCGATCAATACGGGATTGACCTGGGGAAACTGTGGATCGATCCTCTGGTGGTTCCCATAGGAACCGATCAGAATCAGGGAAGAATTTTCCTGGAAACTCTGGTAGCCATACCGGCGAAATATCCAAAAGTGCGGACTATCTGCGGATTGAGTAACATTTCCTTCGGGATGCCCAACCGCAAGTTGATTAACCGGGCCTTTGCCGGGCTGTGTGTAGGATATGGCCTCGGTGGAGCTATCATCGACCCCCTGGATCGGAGCCTCATGTCTATTCTCTACGCCTCCGAAGCCCTCATGGGCCAGGACGAATTCTGCATGAATTATCTGGGGGCTTTTCGCTCCGGGTGTCTGGAGAAATAACGAATTTTTAAAAAGGCGGCTGCGCGGCCGCCTTTTGAAAAATAGCGGTCTTTAGTATGGCGGACCACTCGGTTGTTCTGTGATTCGGCGATATAGGTATCATCGGATTCATGAACGACTGCTGCGGTAGGGTTGTTGAACTGGCCATCCTCTGAGCCCGGGGAGCCCCCACTGGTGATGGAATTGCCGTCGCTGTCGAACTTTTGTACTCGATTATTTCCCCCTCTCGGCTACATAGACAAATCCCCTGGCTATTTACCACCTACTCTTGGCGTTCATACTCTTCCAGTATAGCGGCTATTCTAAATGGATCGGGAGGAACATCTGTGATTTGAAACTGTCCTGCTTGGTCAGTCACTACCGAAATCCCCGCCTCAGGAAGGGTAAGGATGACATCGGGCAGCGCTTGGTTATTGGAGGCACCCATGATCGTTCCGGCAATGAAACCACCCTCCTGGGCAACTCCCTGGGATAGGCCGCCAATAATACAAAGAAAATAGTAACCAGAATCGGTATCCAAAGATTATAAGAACATTTAGACAAACTCTCCCTTCTCGGGGTGATGCCAGTAGAACAATTAACATCTCCAGAAATATTTTTTGATTCTGCTGCAATAAGTAATTTTGCTGCAAAAGAACGAAGGAAGCCTGGGCCCAAGCTGCCTAAATCAGCCGCCGAAATCACCGCGTTTTCGCAGCAAAAAGGCCAAGGATGGTCTTTTCAGCATCACTGCAACCAGACGTGGTCATTGATGCGTGTGAGAAAATACCAGATGAGGCGGGGCTGATGGCAACGGGGCCTCGCTGAAATGAGTTTTTGCAGCAAAGTCTTTTTTTTAAAAAATGAACCGAAAGGGTACAATGGAGTATACCGTTACCAAGAGCCACCGGTTCGGAAAATTGAAGTCAAAAAAGTCCGTGACCATTATAGCGGAAATTTCAATCAAACGTGAGTAAGGGATGGAGTGGGGGACATGCTGAAGCGGAGTATTTTTATAGTTTTTTTGTTCAGTTTGGTTTTATTTTGTTTTCTTTTGCCGGTTCATGCGGAGGTCATCCTCGATTTTGCTCTGTGTAAGGGCTTGGATCAGGACGGGTTACCCCTGGAGAGGGTTGACAAGTTCAGTTCGGAGGACGAGTTGGTCATGTGCTGGATATTTTTGGAAAGTGTCCGGGCTGGGGATGAACTCCTCTGGAAATTTACCGACCCGGAGGGGAGGGCGTTTGAAAGTATCTTTGTGGCCGAACGGGACAAGCAGTATGTGGGGGCTAAAGGAGAACTGCATTTGGCTCAGTTATCCAACCTGATTCAGCCGGGCTATTGGCGGGTCAGTTTTTATTTTAACGGGTTGAAGAGCCTGGAACTTGGTTTTGAAGTTGTCGGGAGCGATATTCTCGCCAGCCAGGATATGGAAGAAAAACTTACCCGCACCAGAGACCTGTTGAGCGAATTTGGTTATATGGTTCTAGAGATCAACGTCACTGATGGGAATCAGTCCTTCCTCCGGATGGAAGCCTTTGCAGAAACGCTTTCTCAAGCCTTCTGGAACCAATTGGGGATGGGCTTTGAAGCCCTTCACCGTTTACTGCCCGAATTCGAATGGTATATGGTGCAATTGGTCTGGGAGGACCGCTATGTCCTCAGTTTCCAGGTGAGGGCCAGGGACTTTGAAATGTGGCGCGTCGGACATTTAAGCGCAGACGAGTTCTGGAAGAACAAAGTGATCCGGTATGTGTACGATTTGATCGCCAGGCAGGACATCCCTGATGTCCGGCAATTTTATATGGAACAGTTCGGGGTGATTTATTGAAGGTATAAGCACCGGCCGTTCATTTCCAGCGAAACTTCCGGTATAATGATGCCGGGAGTTTTCCCATCGAAGTGTGTGATATTCCTCTTTTGCCTGGAAAGTTTTTTCACGCTTTTTATCAAAACCTGTTCTCTCTTTGGGGAGAAAGTTCTGCTTTGGGGGCAGGGGTTTTGGGCTTTATCACGGGATCAAGTGCGATTGAGCTGAGCGAATAAAACGGAGGGATGACTCAGTTGATAAATCCGCCGGATGAACCATGTACCGTGAGGCTGGCCCTATGCGCCTGATCGTGGCCGCTCTGCCGTTGCAAATTTTCCGGTCTCCGTAATTATTCGTGAGAACCGGTTACCAGGAGGTGCGTAGATGAGTGAAAAAGTGGGTTTTGTTTCGATGGGAGATGTGAAGGGAGCGGTGGAGAATATCCCGGAAATTGGCATAGGAATGCTGGGATATGCCTTTATGGGGAAAGCTCATACTAATGCTTTGAAAAAATATCCCTATATTTTTTGGCCCCCGGTGGCCTATCCGAAGTTGGTGGCCATTTCTGGGCGGAACGAGCAGGCGGTCAAGGAGGCGAAACTTCGGTACGGGTATGGAGCTACCTACCGGGATTGGAAGGCTATGGTGGAAAACCCAGGTGTCGAGATCTTGGATAACTCCGGACCGAACCACCTCCATGCCGAACCTTCGATCTATGCCCTTTCGATCGGGAAACATGTTTTGTGTGAGAAACCGCTGGCCGGGACGGTAGAGGAGGCCCGGGCCATGTGGGAAGCCTCCTCCCGTTCGAAGGCAAAAAACATGACCTGTTTCAACTATCGCTTTGTCCCGGCGTTGCGGATGGTCAGAGACTTTATCCAGGCTGGAAAACTGGGAGAAATTTATCATTTCCGAGCGCAGTATCTTCAGGAATGGATCATGGATCCAAATTTCCCCATGATTTGGCGCTTGGAAAAAAGCACGGCCGGGTCGGGGGCCCTGGGTGACCTGGGTGCGCATATTATTGATTTGGCCCGTTTTCTGATCGGGGAAATCGGTTCGGTGAGCGGGCTGGTCCGGACCTTCATCAAAGAAAGACCGACAGTTGAAGATCCATCGAAAAAACTGCCGGTGACCGTCGATGACGCTTTTGTATCGATCGTGGAGTTTGCCAACGGGGCCATCGGTACGCTGGAAGCCTCCCGATTCTGCGCGGGACGGAAAAACGGTCAATTTTTGGAAATCAACGGGTCACTGGGCTCCATCCGTTTCAGCCTTGAGGACTTAAACCGACTCGAGGTCTACCTTCAAAACGAAGAGCCGAAAATATTTCAGGGATTTCATAATGTTTTGGTTACCGAGAGTTTTCATCCTTATTGGGACAAGTGGTGGCCGCATGGACACATCATCGGTTGGGAACATACATTCGTCCATGTGTTTGCCCACTTTCTGGATGCGATTGTCAACAACAAAGAAATCGCACCCTATGGGGCCACCTTTGAGGACGGCTACCGTTGTGCGGTAATTTGTGATGCGATCGAGCGTACCAGCCGGAGTGGGAAGAGGGAATATATCTCTTACGCTTGAAGAAGTTCAATAGAAGGAGATCATAATGGAGTACATCGGGAGAATCACCGTCACCCTGAAAGAGGGCGTATTCGATCCTCAGGGGGTCACGATCAAAAATGCTTTACATTCCCTCGCTTTTGCCGGGATTAGGGAGGTTCGGACCGGCAAGTATTTCGAAGCCGTCTGCCAAGCCGCTGACCTGCCTGAAGCCGAGGCAGCAATCGATTCGATGTGTGCCCGGCTTCTGGCCAACCCGGTGATCGAAAAGTATACATTCACCGTTGACCGTATTTCCGGTGAAACTGTTTTATGAAGTTCGGAATCGTAGTCTTTCCCGGGTCAAATTGCGACCACGATTGTTTTTACGTTTTAGACCGGGTTCTTGCCCAGGAAACAGTCTATCTCTGGCACCGGAACCAGGATCTCGAGGGGTGTGAATGTGTGGTGCTGCCGGGCGGCTTCAGCTATGGAGACTATTTGCGGACCGGCGCCATTGCCCGGTTTTCTCCGATTATGGAATCGATAGCCTCTTTTGCCCGAGCCGGAGGTCTGGTACTGGGAATCTGTAACGGATTCCAGGTGCTGGTGGAAACTGGATTGCTCCCCGGAGCGCTTCTCCCCAACCGGCAGGGTCTTTTTATCTGCCGCCCCGCTCACCTGCGGGTCGAGAATATCAACACTCCTTTTACTAACCTTTTTGTGCCCGGTGAAGTGGTCTCCATTCCGATTGCCCATCAACAGGGAAACTACTTTGTGTCTCGGGAAACTCTTGCCGGTCTGGAGCGGAACGGCCACGTCCTCTTTCGGTACTGCGGGCCGGACGGTCAAATCGCTGACCGATGGAATCCCAACGGTTCGATGTCCGCCGCGGCGGGGATTCTTTCCCGGGAAGGGAATATCCTGGGGATGATGCCTCATCCGGAACGTTCGTCCGAAGATATCCTCGGTTCCCGAGACGGCCGAAGGGTGTTTTTATCCATTATAAATTGGTTTGAAAATAAGCGTAACGGAGAAAACCGATGATTGATAGAAAGCCGGCTACGATTGCCCGGGAACTTGGTTTACGTGAGGAGGAGTATCACCGGGTGTGTTCAATACTGAACCGGGAACCGACTCCGACGGAATTGGCCATGTTTTCGGTGGAATGGTCAGAGCACTGTGGATACCCTCATTCCCGACGTTGGTTCGAACTCTTTCCCCGGGAAGGGGCGTTTCCCAGCCTGATCGGAGAAGACGCCGGCGGGATCGTTCACGACGGCATAGCCATCGTCTTCAAGATGGAAAGCCACAATCACCCTTCTCAGGTGGAACCCCGCCAAGGGGCAGCCACCGGAATCGGGGGAATCATCCGGGATATTTTTGGAAGCGGTGCCCGGCCGATCGCCTGCTTGGACAGTCTCCGTTTCGGTCCAGTCACGAACGCTCATTCCCGGCATGTCTTTCAGAGGGTTGTTGAGGGGATTGCCTTTTATGGCAACTGTGTCGGCGTTCCCACCGTGGCCGGTGAAGTCTCCTTTTTTCCCTGCTACCAGGGGAACTGTTTGGTCAATGTGATGTGTGTCGGATTGGCAGCCAGGGAAAGTCTGGCCAAAGCTTGGGCGAAGGGTGTGGGAAACGTGATTTTGTATGCGGGGAACCGGACCGGACGGGACGGGATAGGCGGCTGCAGCATCCTCGCTTCCCAGGAATTCGGTGTGAATGAGGAGAAGCGGCCCAGCGTCCAGATTGGTGACCCCTTTACCGAAAAATGCCTGATTGAGGCGACATTAGAGGCTCTCGAGCATGGCTCTGTGGTCGGGATCAAGGACATGGGCGCGGCCGGGTTGACCTGCTCGGCCAGCGAGATGGCCGCCTCCGGAGAGTGCGGAGTGACCATCGACCTCGCCCGGGTACCCATGCGCGAGGAGCGTATGGAGCCCTGGGAAATCATGATGTCCGAATCACAGGAACGGATGCTGTTATGCGTGGAACGTGGTCGGGAAAAGGAAATCCTGGATATTTTTCATAAGTGGGGTCTGGAATCGGCGGTCATCGGATGGGTAACGGAAGGCGATCATATCACTGTGCTGTCGGGAGAAACGGTGGTGGCCGATATCCCCGCCCGGGAACTGGTCAACCCGCCTCAGTACACCCCTCCCGCCGCACCTCCCGATTACCTGGCACGGATCAATGGGGGTGCCTGGCGCACCATTCCTGTGCCTCCGGATCTGAACGAGGTCTTACGCCGGCTGGTGGTTTCACCGAACCTGGTATCCCGGAAATGGGTTTTTCAGCAGTACGACCATATGGTCGGAATAAATACCGCCCGGCTCCCCGGGACTGGGACGGTTGTACTGCGGGTCAAGGAAAAAACCTGGGGGATTGCCGTGACGACCGACTGTAATCCTTTGTGGTGCTATCTCGATCCCCGGGAAGGGGCGAAGGCCGCTGTGGCGGAAGCAGCCAGAAATCTGGCTTCCTGTGGAGCGAGACCCGCCGGCGTCACCGATTGCCTGAACTTCGGTAATCCTCAGAAAAGCGACCGATATTGGCAGTTCATCGAGTCGGTCAGGGGTTTGAGTGAAGCCTGCCGGGCCTTTGATCTTCCGGTGGTCAGTGGCAATGTTTCCTTCTATAACGAAAGTCCGGATGGCCCCATCTTTCCCACCCCCACCGTTGGAATGGTCGGGATCATCGATGACGTGAACCAGGCGATCAGTGCGTTCTTTGGAGGGAAAGACCATTTGGTGGCTCTCTTGGGCGAAACCCGGGAAGATCTGGGGGGCAGCGAATACTTGCGGTTTTACCACAATAGGGAAGAAGGGCCGATAGCTCCTGTTGATCTCTCCTTCGAGAAGAATCTTCAGGAACTTTTAAGAGAGGCGGCAGAAAAAAAACTCCTTTTATCGGCCAATGACCTCAGCGAGGGCGGACTGGCGCTGGCTCTTCTCGAAAGCGCCTTATGCGGCGACAGACCGATCGGGGTTGTCGTGGACCTGGCCGGGTTATCACCCATTCGGAAAGACGCCCTTGTATTCGGAGAAAGTCCCGGGCGAGTCCTGGTCTGTCTTCATTCAGATAATTGGCCGGCTTTATCCGCGCTGGCCAAAACCCACCATGTCCCCTTATTCTCTCTGGGGAAAACCGGCGGAAAAGATTTGATCATCAAAATAGGCGGGCGATCTTTGATCCACCTTTCCCTGGAGGACCTGGCCCGGGCTTGGAACGGTGAGGCTGTTTTGGCCGACGGTAGCGAGGGATCGATGGAATGAGCGGTCATCCGTTGTACCAAGAGAGGCGAAACGATGTCGCTTCATGAAAAATGCGGAGTATTCGGGACATACGGGATCAAAGACGCCGCCCGGGTGGTGCAGATGGGCCTTCTTTCTCTGCAGCATCGCGGTCAGGAAAGTGCCGGAATCGTGGTCACCGATGGCAGGACCTTCCTGGAACGGAAGGGGAGCGGGCTGGTTTCCGAAGTCCTGACCGCAGAGACACTGTCCAGCCTGAAAGGGCATATTGCCCTGGGACACGTGCGCTATTCGACCACTGGTTCATCTTCGAGCAGGAACATCCAGCCGTTTCTGGGCGAGTGCCGTTACGGGAGCCTGGCCGTCGCGCATAACGGCAATCTCACCAATACTCTTGCCCTTTGGAAAAAGTTGAGCCGGGACGGTGCCGTATTTCAATCCTCCATGGATACCGAAATGCTCCTGCATCTTATTGCCCGCAGCCGCTTCGACGGGTTGGAAGATGCCATAAAAGAAGCACTATGGCAAATCCGCGGGGCCTTGTCGGCGGCGATCATGTCCAGAGATCGCCTGGTAGCGGTTCGGGACCCCTGGGGCTTTCGCCCCCTTGCGCTTGGCAGAAAGGACGGCGGCTACCTGGTGAGTTCGGAGACCTGCGCTCTCGAGGTGACCGATG
Coding sequences:
- the purL gene encoding phosphoribosylformylglycinamidine synthase subunit PurL, with translation MIDRKPATIARELGLREEEYHRVCSILNREPTPTELAMFSVEWSEHCGYPHSRRWFELFPREGAFPSLIGEDAGGIVHDGIAIVFKMESHNHPSQVEPRQGAATGIGGIIRDIFGSGARPIACLDSLRFGPVTNAHSRHVFQRVVEGIAFYGNCVGVPTVAGEVSFFPCYQGNCLVNVMCVGLAARESLAKAWAKGVGNVILYAGNRTGRDGIGGCSILASQEFGVNEEKRPSVQIGDPFTEKCLIEATLEALEHGSVVGIKDMGAAGLTCSASEMAASGECGVTIDLARVPMREERMEPWEIMMSESQERMLLCVERGREKEILDIFHKWGLESAVIGWVTEGDHITVLSGETVVADIPARELVNPPQYTPPAAPPDYLARINGGAWRTIPVPPDLNEVLRRLVVSPNLVSRKWVFQQYDHMVGINTARLPGTGTVVLRVKEKTWGIAVTTDCNPLWCYLDPREGAKAAVAEAARNLASCGARPAGVTDCLNFGNPQKSDRYWQFIESVRGLSEACRAFDLPVVSGNVSFYNESPDGPIFPTPTVGMVGIIDDVNQAISAFFGGKDHLVALLGETREDLGGSEYLRFYHNREEGPIAPVDLSFEKNLQELLREAAEKKLLLSANDLSEGGLALALLESALCGDRPIGVVVDLAGLSPIRKDALVFGESPGRVLVCLHSDNWPALSALAKTHHVPLFSLGKTGGKDLIIKIGGRSLIHLSLEDLARAWNGEAVLADGSEGSME